The following proteins come from a genomic window of Malus sylvestris chromosome 4, drMalSylv7.2, whole genome shotgun sequence:
- the LOC126618255 gene encoding scarecrow-like protein 26, with amino-acid sequence MMQPGMFQTLWPYLNVTNSPLDTNEYTDQMGSSEFSSIFMASDEFSETSFPFSTMFSGEFEQVADCDHLLQVYSTEVEEFPMELGGFEPNYLIGEIENMYASCLESSEGSTLPSQQFSVEGNDAWSPNSFVTSETSVQQSITLPIDKMEIDNKVSIHHLLKAFGEAMEMGQRELGKVIMRCLAEKVNPLGQSLERVAFNLCPSPMSGRFAHYAANTAILKAIPEDVEMVHVVEFDIGEGVQLSQLIEAVAKRNETLKVTAIKWDVDERDEVAPPQWRFEETKSQLQHHARSFGLNLKVEEITIEDLVSEIKKVNKRGGRREFIAFNTMVGLPHMRRRRSRGLVMEFLRLVKNLLANSARGIITFGDGDACALRGNDSSFSSFFDTNVVHYKALLESLESTFPSHLGEARMVMELLFVAPYVSSQAWLDKWNEAREGRNLQSWFGLEGRRVSGEMLTEAKEMVGADGSYGVRIGGENANEMALEWNGIPLVTVETWTNQS; translated from the exons atgatgCAACCTGGGATGTTTCAGACCTTGTGGCCGTACCTGAATGTAAcaaattcacctttggataCAAATGAATACACTGATCAGATGGGGAGCTCTgaattttcttccattttcatgGCTTCGGACGAATTTTCAGAAACTTCTTTTCCATTTTCAACCATGTTTTCTGGTGAATTTGAACAAGTTGCAGAttgtgatcatctcctgcaagTCTATTCGACCGAGGTGGAGGAATTTCCGATGGAGTTGGGAGGATTTGAGCCTAACTATTTAATCGGTGAGATAGAAAATATGTATGCCTCATGTTTGGAGAGCAGTGAGGGTAGTACTCTTCCTTCGCAGCAATTTTCTGTTGAAGGAAATGATGCGTGGAGTCCAAACTCTTTTGTGACATCTGAGACATCCGTCCAACAATCAATAACCCTGCCGATAGACAAGATGGAAATCGACAACAAAGTGAGTATTCACCATCTGCTCAAGGCGTTCGGTGAGGCCATGGAGATGGGGCAGAGGGAGCTGGGGAAGGTGATCATGAGATGCCTTGCGGAGAAAGTAAACCCACTTGGTCAATCCCTTGAGCGGGTTGCGTTCAACTTATgtccttcgcccatgagcggtag ATTTGCTCACTACGCAGCAAACACCGCAATCCTCAAGGCTATCCCAGAAGATGTAGAGATGGTTCATGTAGTGGAATTTGATATCGGTGAAGGGGTTCAATTGTCTCAGCTGATTGAGGCTGTGGCAAAGAGAAACGAAACATTAAAAGTGACAGCAATTAAATGGGATGTGGATGAGAGAGATGAGGTTGCTCCTCCACAGTGGAGATTTGAGGAGACGAAAAGTCAACTCCAGCATCACGCAAGGTCTTTTGGCCTAAACTTGAAGGTGGAGGAGATCACGATCGAGGATTTGGTCAGCGAAATCAAGAAGGTGAACAAGAGAGGTGGAAGAAGAGAATTTATAGCCTTCAACACTATGGTAGGGCTTCCTCACatgaggaggagaagaagcAGAGGACTTGTCATGGAATTCCTAAGGCTAGTTAAGAATTTACTAGCCAATTCGGCAAGAGGTATCATAACGTTTGGTGATGGAGATGCTTGCGCGTTAAGGGGAAATGACTCGAGTTTCAGCTCCTTCTTTGACACGAATGTTGTGCATTACAAAGCCTTGTTAGAGTCTTTGGAATCAACCTTCCCGAGCCACCTAGGAGAGGCAAGGATGGTGATGGAGTTGTTGTTTGTGGCACCGTATGTGTCTTCTCAGGCTTGGCTCGATAAGTGGAACGAAGCAAGAGAAGGCAGAAATCTTCAGTCCTGGTTCGGGCTTGAGGGTAGGCGAGTGAGTGGGGAAATGTTGACGGAGGCCAAAGAAATGGTGGGAGCAGATGGCTCGTACGGAGTGAGAATTGGAGGAGAGAATGCGAATGAGATGGCCTTGGAATGGAATGGAATTCCTTTGGTTACAGTGGAAACCTGGACAAACCAAAGCTAG
- the LOC126618418 gene encoding ubiquitin-activating enzyme E1 1-like, with translation MLPRKREAVGGEVVVNEATESPIKKPRGAATTDDSKSNENKNTTTFNNNSNSSSSIEESPIMALGNGSSNDIDEDLHSRQLAVYGRETMRRLFASNILVSGMQGLGAEIAKNLVLAGVKSVTLHDDGVVELWDLSSNFFFSEEDVGKNRALACVQKLQELNNAVVISTITTELTKEKLSDFQAVVFTDISLEKAIEFDDYCHNHNPPISFIKSEVRGLFGSVFCDFGPEFTVLDVDGEDPHTGIIASISNDNPALIACVDDERLEFQDGDLVVFTEVHGMTELNDGKPRKVKNARPYSFTIEEDTTNYAAYEKGGIVSQVKQPKVLNFKPLREALKDHGDFLLSDFSKFDRPPLLHLAFQALDKFISELGRFPVAGSEDDATKFISMVTNINDSSADGKLEEIDHKVLRHFAFGARAVLNPMAAMFGGIVGQEVVKACSAKFHPLFQFFYFDSVESLPSETLDPNDLKPLNSRYDAQISVFGAKLQKKLEDAKVFTVGSGALGCEFLKNLALMGVSCGKEGKLTITDDDVIEKSNLSRQFLFRDWNIGQAKSTVAASAAMLINGRLNIEALQNRASPDTENVFDDTFWENLDVVINALDNVNARLYIDQRCLYFQKPLLESGTLGAKCNTQMVIPHLTENYGASRDPPEKQAPMCTVHSFPHNIDHCLTWARSEFEGLLEKVPAEVNAYLTNPNEYIAAMKNAGDAQARNNLESVIECLDKERCETFQDCISWARLKFEDYFANRVKQLTYTFPEDATTSSGTPFWSAPKRFPRPLQFSVDDLSHLQFLMAASILRAETFNIPIPDWVKSRAKFADAVNKVMVPDFQPKKDVKIETDEKATTVLPASIDDAAVINELVVKLERCKERLPPGFKMNPIQFEKDDDTNYHMDLIAGFANMRARNYGIGEVDKLKAKFIAGRIIPAIATSTALATGLVCLELYKVLDGGHKVEDYRNTFANLSLPLFSMAEPVPPKVIKHQDMKWTVWDRWIIKDNPTLKQLLKWLEDQGLNAYSISYGSCLLFNSMFPKHKERMDRTMVDLATSIAKAELPANRKHFDVVVACEDEEENDIDIPQISIYFK, from the exons ATGCTTCCTAGAAAGAGAGAAGCAGTGGGCGGAGAGGTTGTAGTAAACGAAGCCACGGAATCTCCGATCAAGAAGCCTCGCGGAGCTGCGACTACTGACGATTCTAAGAGCAACGAAAACAAAAACACCACCACCTTTAACAACAACAGCAACAGCAGTAGCAGCATCGAAGAATCTCCAATCATGGCATTGGGCAACGGGAGCTCAAACGATATCGATGAAGATCTCCACAGCCGGCAGTTGGCGGTGTATGGCAGGGAGACCATGCGCCGGCTCTTTGCCTCCAACATTCTCGTCTCGGGGATGCAGGGCTTGGGCGCTGAGATTG CAAAAAACCTTGTTCTTGCCGGTGTCAAGTCTGTGACTTTGCATGATGATGGAGTTGTTGAGTTGTGGGACTTGTCAAGCAACTTCTTCTTTTCTGAGGAGGATGTTGGAAAGAATCGGGCCCTTGCCTGTGTTCAAAAATTACAAGAACTAAACAACGCTGTTGTCATTTCGACCATAACAACTGAACTGACTAAAGAGAAACTCTCTGATTTCCAG GCTGTAGTTTTCACTGATATTAGCTTGGAGAAGGCAATTGAATTCGATGACTACTGCCATAATCATAACCCTCCCATCTCTTTTATAAAATCAGAAGTACGAGGCCTTTTTGGCAGCGTATTTTGTGACTTTGGCCCTGAGTTCACTGTTCTTGATGTTGATGGTGAGGATCCGCATACAGGTATAATTGCATCGATTAGTAATGACAACCCTGCTCTCATAGCATGTGTTGATGATGAGAGGCTTGAGTTCCAGGATGGGGATTTAGTTGTGTTCACCGAAGTCCATGGAATGACCGAGTTGAATGATGGAAAGCCGAGGAAGGTTAAGAATGCAAGACCTTACTCATTCACAATCGAGGAGGACACTACCAATTATGCTGCTTATGAGAAAGGGGGTATAGTTTCACAGGTGAAGCAACCCAAGGTGTTGAACTTTAAGCCTCTGCGAGAAGCACTCAAGGATCATGGTGACTTCCTTCTGAGTGACTTCTCCAAGTTTGATCGCCCACCTCTCCTACACTTGGCATTTCAGGCACTAGATAAGTTCATTTCAGAGTTGGGGCGTTTCCCTGTTGCTGGATCTGAGGATGATGCTACAAAATTCATATCTATGGTAACTAACATCAATGATAGCTCAGCAGATGGTAAGCTTGAGGAGATTGACCACAAGGTTCTTCGTCATTTTGCCTTTGGTGCTAGAGCTGTGCTAAATCCCATGGCTGCTATGTTTGGTGGTATTGTTGGACAAGAAGTTGTGAAGGCCTGTTCTGCTAAGTTCCATCCTCTTTTCCAG TTTTTCTACTTCGATTCAGTTGAATCCCTTCCTTCAGAGACCTTGGATCCTAATGATTTGAAGCCTTTGAATAGCCGATATGATGCACAAATTTCAGTATTTGGAGCCAAGCTCCAGAAAAAGCTGGAGGACGCAAAAGTGTTCACTGTCGGATCTGGGGCACTAGGATGTGAGTTTTTGAAGAATTTAGCATTGATGGGTGTCTCTTGTGGTAAAGAAGGGAAGTTAACAATAACAGATGATGATGTCATTGAGAAGAGTAACCTTAGCAGGCAATTTCTCTTTAGAGATTGGAACATTGGGCAGGCTAAATCAACAGTAGCTGCCTCTGCTGCTATGTTGATAAATGGTCGTCTGAACATTGAAGCACTGCAGAATCGTGCAAGCCCAGATACTGAAAATGTGTTTGATGATACTTTTTGGGAGAATTTGGATGTTGTTATCAATGCTCTGGATAATGTGAATGCAAGGCTTTACATTGATCAGAGATGCTTGTACTTCCAGAAGCCACTTTTGGAGTCAGGAACTCTAGGTGCCAAGTGCAACACGCAGATGGTCATTCCTCACCTGACTGAAAATTATGGAGCATCACGGGACCCACCTGAAAAGCAAGCACCCATGTGCACAGTTCATTCATTCCCTCACAACATTGACCATTGCTTGACATGGGCCCGGTCTGAGTTTGAGGGTCTACTTGAGAAGGTGCCAGCTGAAGTAAATGCCTACCTGACTAATCCTAATGAATACATTGCTGCAATGAAAAATGCTGGTGATGCTCAGGCCAGGAACAACTTGGAAAGTGTCATTGAATGCCTTGACAAAGAGAGATGTGAGACGTTCCAAGATTGCATAAGCTGGGCCCGTCTGAA GTTTGAGGACTACTTTGCTAACCGTGTGAAGCAGTTAACTTATACTTTTCCTGAGGATGCTACAACCAGTAGTGGGACACCATTTTGGTCTGCCCCCAAGCGTTTTCCTCGCCCACTGCAGTTCTCAGTTGATGATCTCAGCCACCTCCAGTTTTTAATGGCAGCATCTATACTACGAGCAGAGACATTCAACATTCCAATTCCTGATTGGGTCAAGTCTCGTGCAAAGTTTGCTGATGCTGTTAACAAAGTGATGGTACCAGATTTTCAGCCTAAGAAAGATGTGAAGATTGAGACTGATGAGAAAGCTACAACCGTCTTACCAGCATCGATTGATGATGCTGCGGTTATCAACGAGTTAGTTGTGAAGTTAGAAAGATGCAAGGAGCGGCTGCCACCAGGCTTCAAGATGAACCCGATTCAGTTTGAGAAG GATGATGATACAAACTATCATATGGACCTAATAGCTGGATTTGCAAATATGAGGGCAAGGAACTATGGCATTGGTGAAGTCGACAAACTGAAAGCCAAATTCATTGCAGGAAGAATCATTCCTGCAATTGCAACATCAACTGCTCTGGCAACCGGCCTTGTCTGCTTGGAGCTGTACAAGGTTCTGGACGGAGGGCACAAGGTTGAAGACTACCGAAACACCTTTGCCAATCTCTCCCTTCCTCTGTTCTCCATGGCTGAACCAGTCCCTCCTAAAGTCATCAAGCACCAAGATATGAAGTGGACAGTATGGGACAGGTGGATTATAAAGGACAACCCAACTTTAAAGCAGCTCCTCAAGTGGCTCGAAGACCAGGGCTTAAACGCGTACAGCATCTCCTATGGAAGTTGCCTGCTCTTTAACAGCATGTTCCCGAAGCACAAGGAGCGCATGGACAGGACCATGGTGGATTTGGCTACGAGTATTGCGAAGGCAGAACTGCCTGCTAATAGGAAGCACTTTGACGTGGTGGTGGCTtgcgaagatgaagaagagaACGATATTGATATCCcgcaaatctccatttacttcAAGTAG
- the LOC126619607 gene encoding kinetochore protein SPC24 homolog: protein MGEASGISKLISYSDDLVKVLKDHRDINNLAQCLQHFKALRSSCDSDFNEVQNSLRDYEIKTDECKQKTEAAKSEVVADEELDRLQREFDGDAEIESSLMEEIRVLGNEISEFERQRISVREKKRNLKRHEQDEFREQRKLSMYASVTNIIPNLENKSRDMGYIVDSNKKIVQKFEFDPTKMTASETCDSIWKMISS from the exons ATGGGAGAAGCTTCTGGAATTTCGAAGCTGATTTCGTACAGCGACGATCTGGTGAAGGTGTTGAAGGACCATAGGGACATCAACAACTTGGCGCAGTGTCTCCAGCACTTCAAGGCCCTCCGCTCCTCCTGCGATTCCGATTTCAATGAAGTCCAGAACTCGCTTCGAG ACTATGAGATAAAGACAGATGAATGCAAGCAGAAAACCGAGGCGGCAAAATCGGAGGTTGTTGCTGATGAAGAGTTAGACCGTCTTCAGAGAGAGTTTGATGGGGATGCTGAAATAGAAAGTTCGCTTATGGAGGAGATTAG AGTTCTAGGCAACGAGATTAGTGAGTTTGAACGCCAAAGGATTTCTGTTCGGGAGAAAAAGCGAAACTTGAAGAGACACGAGCAAGATGAGTTCAGGGAACA GAGGAAGCTCTCCATGTATGCTTCTGTCACAAACATTATACCAAACCTGGAAAATAAGTCGCGTGATATGGGTT ATATTGTGGATAGCAATAAGAAAATTGTTCAGAAGTTTGAATTTGATCCAACAAAGATGACTGCCTCTGAAACATGTGATAGCATTTGGAAGATGATATCTTCATGA
- the LOC126619605 gene encoding gamma-interferon-responsive lysosomal thiol protein-like, which translates to MASPKLFSLLILTSLLIVCVSCSSFEDQGSKVPPSPKSRKLIEAPSAIPRPPTKAKKVDLTLYYETLCPFCAQFIVNGLSKVFDTDLINIVNLRLVPYGNAHIQGPNSTIVCQHGPDECYLNSIEACAINSYPDATQHFKFIHCIENQTIQGKQSKDEWKSCSQQLGMDPKPVQDCYDSGLEKKLILQYANETAHLDPVHNYVPWVLVNTRPLYESYQNFVPIVCAAYKGSPKPEACKPLPPNINSTDKENSTGQRCYKGEEHQEQLKLRK; encoded by the exons ATGGCTTCTCCTAAGCTCTTCTCCCTTCTCATTCTAACTTCTTTGCTCATCGTTTGCGTGTCTTGTTCTTCTTTTGAAGATCAAGGCAGCaaagtcccgccttctccaaaATCCCGAAAACTTATAGAAGCTCCTAGTGCTATTCCTAGGCCTCCTACCAAAGCTAAGAAAGTTGACCTGACTCTGTATTACGAAACACTATGCCCATTCTGTGCACAGTTCATCGTAAATGGACTATCAAAGGTATTCGACACAGATCTCATCAACATTGTGAACTTGAGGCTAGTCCCATATGGAAATGCTCATATACAAGGACCTAACAGCACCATCGTTTGCCAG CACGGCCCGGATGAGTGCTACTTGAACAGCATAGAAGCCTGTGCTATCAACAGCTATCCAGATGCG ACGCAGCatttcaaattcattcattgcattgaGAACCAAACCATTCAAGGAAAGCAGTCGAAAGATGAATGGAAATCTTGTTCTCAACAACTAGGGATGGATCCGAAACCTGTCCAAGATTGCTACGACAGCGGGTTAGAGAAAAAG CTTATACTAcaatatgcaaatgagacagCGCATCTTGATCCGGTTCACAACTATGTGCCATGGGTTCTTGTCAATACTAGACCACTCTATGAA TCCTACCAAAACTTTGTACCCATTGTCTGTGCGGCTTACAAAGGAAGTCCAAAACCAGAGGCTTGCAAACCACTTCCGCCCAATATCAACTCAACTGATAAGGAAAACTCTACCGGACAAAGATGCTACAAGGGTGAAGAACACCAGGAACAGCTAAAACTTCGTAAATGA